The nucleotide window GTTCATGGAACCAGTTTGAGAAGGTGACATGATGCATTATCGTGGTGGAGGTGCCCAAAGTGAGtcaagaaaacacaaccaccAATTGGTGTTTACACTGAATCCGGCCAATTCCTCGGCAGAAATCCtgattcatcagaccagaggATTTTGCGTTCTTCAGCTGTCCAGTGTTGATGAACACCTCAGTTGTAAAGAGTCTGTGtacctgcagcttctctgtcagACCACTCTGGAATAACCATAAATAATATAATCCTTAATTTGATGCAGCTTCTATTTGAAATTTCATTAAAACTTTTTGCATTCAGTTGCACTCAGTTTCCTCAAGATCATGATTTCACGGCTTACATAACACGTATCTCAGCCATCAGGTATAATCAGTTATCTGTTAAGCATTCTCTGTTCTGAGGAAATCTTTCCACCAGACTACATTCCCTGCTCATTACTTCACTCTGTTAACCctgtttcttttagttttaagTTGCAGAACTGGTCCTGAAAACATGTCCGACctctgctgtgactgtgaaacGCTACAGTTGATGTTGAACTGTGTCCTCGATGGGGATGTGTCCATCTGGCCGAGGGACCACGGACACGCGCAGCACTGTGCGTTTCTTCATGTTGATCATTTAGATTCAAGGAGACTGAGCAGGACATGAATCTTTATGAGACTGAGCAGATATCGTTGATGAGAGATGAGCATTCCTTTCCTGTTACATTCACACTGGCACTTAATCTGTTTACTGCTGTGTCTGCACAAAGTTCTGCATAAATCTATCCACAGTGAAAAATATGTCTCGAGACCagatcatttaatttaaaaccacgaagcaaaggaaaaacaagtgATTGAGTCTGATTGGAGATTTTACCAAGTGGTGATACAGACACTGTTcttactgtttatttatattcacaacTCAGTTTATTATAGAGTCATAGTTTCAGTAGTTACATCATCCTGAGTAAATTGTATAAAagcaaatttgaaatgaaagattTCCACAGTACAGGTCTAAAAACCCTCCTGAACATCCTCACAGCTTTAGGAGATTTTCCAAAGGATCTTTAAGAAACTAGAGAATAAAATGGATGTAAATGGAACCTGGTGATGCCATTAGAAATACAAGGTAGGAATGGACGACGTGTTTGAAAGGCAACTGTCCATTTGGTGCAGGTataaaatatgtacatatacacacttaATGTATGACAGAGTCTCTCTCAACAGTTTGTTGGTCAGTGGAGCGAGCTGTGTCGTTCCTCAGTAGTGCCGAGTCCACAGAAaaccacaggaaaaaaacaaaaagctgcacAATCTGACCTGGTAATAAAAAGAGTTTCACATCGTCATGGAGCCACAGTAAAGCTGAGGGTGACACATCCACTCAGTCCAGTCAGTCCATGGTGGTTTGATCTTTGGATCCATTAGGAGGATCCTCTTCAGTGTCATATTGTCACTCTGGTACTTTTCCCTGACGGGTGGGGGGAGCAAagtctgctctcagatttgaGTCCGCACCATTACGATCCAAAATAACCTGCTGAACAGACAAGCCCGAGAGCCGGTGTTCACACAGAAGTCCTCGGCTGCAGTCTCACCCTCACCTTGCTGTGCTTTCTGAAAAGGAACATGAGTGTTACTACGTGACAGCTGCAGTAAAAGTTTAATGTGAAGTGTAAAAAGTGATTCCTCTGACGTGCCGGGAGACAAAGTTCAGACATGTGACGCTAAGAGGCAGGTGAACAAATAAGCAGTTTGCAGCGTCGCTGGGTCAACAACGTAGAATTAAAGCTCCGGCAACATGACGTTAGGGCTCGTGTGTGGGTTGTTTACCGTTGTGGTGGCGACACCATGCACTTCCACAGGACGGCATAGAGAGCAAGTAAAAAAGTGATGAACACCGCGGCTGCAATCGCACCTAAAAGGCACAAAACATAGAATTAATTGCACTTAAAAATACAACTTCATGTTTCATACACACGACCTGATGAGAACCAAGTGCAGTTCACTTGCAGGCCAGGCTGTATCCTCTGCTACTGTGGAAATAATTTGTTTACCTGGTGATTTGAATGAAGCAGAATAAAGGGTATTGTGTAGATACATGATCCACATTTTCATATCCATCTTTTCATGTCTTCTTTCTTGTCAAAGGTTCTATTTTGTAAAAGCTTCTTTCCAGAGCTCTGCAGACCCGATGAATTTCACTGTCCACATTTCTACTCTGGGTCTggttacattaaaaaaaataaaaaaataaaaaaaacacatccataAACACTATTTGATCAAGGAATAAGTTGTGTTTCAAAACTGAGCCGTAGACAGTAAACAGCAGTTTTGGTGAAAGAAGTGAACGGTTTAACGGGATTGTGTTGAAAAGGTAATTCATCGTGACGCACACTTTTTTCAGGTTCAATTCCCAGAAATGCTGCCTCCAGTCTGCTGAGCTCTCACAGTGAAACACTAGAGACACACAACCATCTCCACCCTGCCCAAGCAAACACGGAAACATGAAGGACCCGGGGTCAAGGTGCAACTGCAAAGGGTCTCTATAGTACGATTAGTACGAAACAGGCTGTGTAAGTCACCAAAACACTGCGTATTTAAAACCACAGAAGAGTGTATTTATGGAAGTGTGATATTTTTGACTGTCTGAGTATTTTTGGAAAAACTCTGCTCTCAGCCAATGAAAACAACCCCCACCAAGAAATCTGATCAAAATCAAAAGGCCTCCTTTGCTTTGCAGTCGAGCTCCATCAACACCTGCCAAGTAAAATGTTCTAAAACTCAGGGCCGACTGTTTGTGGTGTAACACGATTCCTGTTTATTTGTGAGTCTCCACTTTTGAGGGGGAAAACGGCCGGCCTTTGTTCGCTGTTGACTGAAGGTGGAACGTCTGACTAATCAGGTGTTTCTCTGTGAGACCGGGGCCTGGGCCTGTGAAGACATGAGACTGTGGTGCTCACCGGGGATGATCCCACTGGTGCTGGTTGAAGGTTCCTCTGTGCTGGAGGGAAGAGTGACCGCTGGGGCTGAACCTTCATGAcgaggagaaaaaacaggaaacaatgctgatataaaagtgtgtgtgtgtgtgtgtgtgtgtgtgtgtggttagggAATAGAGTCATTAATGAGAATTCAATTTAAACGTCAGCTTTCCCCACAAGGATAAGCACTATAGATCATTGAtggatttaaaatgtctgtgaGTCAAAGAGCTAATGATCTATGAGGCACTTCAGTGACTCACTATTAAAATGCAGGTATACACATGAACTAACCTGAATGATAAATCCTTAAATATGTGGATTTGGTTACTGCTCTTTTATTCCAAACCGGTTTCTCAGGCTTGTGGTTTGTTGGGACTGTGTCAGTTGTTGATTAAAACGTGTGGCCATTTCTGAATATTACagttttgttcagtgttttgtttatttcctgttatGATCCCCTGTAGAACCCATCAGATAAACTTTCCTGATCTCATTTCCAATCAGTTCCTCCCTTCTCTGATAAACTAATTACCCCAAACGAGGAGGATATGCTTTCAGCCCTGTTTATTTCTTAGtattgtttttcagcagaattatcTTTAACAGAGATGGGTccttttttgacatttattgGTGGCACAATATTCCTTTTTATACCTTTTATACCTCTTTGTTTCTGCATTAATTCATTAGCCTCAGCCCTGAAGTGTCCTAATCCCTGTTTAttcatgtaaagcactttataacTTGGTTTTGAATAGTGCTgcataaattaagtttattattatgaCCGAGAACCATTCTAGTTTACTTGGCACAGTAATCTGaaactttttattcttctaATATCTATGTAAAGCTGATATATATTTCACTGTGGTGCACACCAGCACTTCACCTTCTTAccaggatttaaaaaacacaagatgccAACTTAAACTTTCTAATGACACTAGATTTATTATGGGCCTGACAGAGTAAACATCCTAAAGTTCCCTGATGAGCCTCCTGACTGGAACTCGAGAAGCAGATAGAAGAGATAAGATAAGGTTCCTCACCGTTTCTCTGCTGAACCGCCTGGAAGAGCTGCCCTGTGAGATCTGAGTCGACCATCtgaaaaatgcagcaaaaacaaTCATGTCTGCACAAAAAGGAAGTCGAGCACATGCAGGAGCTCAGGTTAAACACAACTTGTGCAGGTGAGAATCAGCCACTTCTTGCATGGACATTAGTTTAAGTGGGGGAGAAGGGGAAAGGAGAAGTCGTGTtgtttgctgcagagaaagGAAATTGGCTGCAGGAAGTTCAACAATGTGGAAAACCAGAGCGACAGGAGCAGAGATAAGAAAatgcaggagagagacacacgttTCCTAGTGGAGAGACAACACTTCCAGCAGGTTAGAGTCAAGGAAACTTCAGTGAGAAGTGATCGCAGCGTGCAAACAACAGAGGAGTCGAGTTCGAATCCCGCTGAGGATCCTCTCTTCCACTCACCTTCGAGCTGACTCGGTCTGCGACGGTTGAACTTTCACTctggttcttcttctcctccgtcCACATTGTTGCTTTCTGTCTTCATCCGCTTCTCAcgttgttttcctctcagctgtGCGCGTCCCCGTGCTGCGTTCAGGGGCAGCTGTCAGATCGCGTTCTTTATAGACTCTCACAGGGGCGGATCGAGGATGTTTCGGAATCGGTGCACATTCAAGTCATTTCTCGTTTACCGTTATCTCTATAGTTTTCATGTGCAATAACTTATGCATACATATTCCTTTACAGTTGTCACGAACATGAATGAGGATCACAAAGGACATTTATGCAAAAAATATGGTATAAATAACCTCGTTTTGAGTTGAATCTGAATGTCTGAgtttacagacacttggatgacaccacaggagaggatggaggcattttctgttctatttctgtttttaacttttgaagaagtggtcaccagctacttcagttgtattggatttggctgcaatgctgtttacccctgaaactccaagtGTTTTGagagactcaaacacttcacccacacactccatcggcatagtgctgagtagatgagtgaatttatttattatcctttttatttgtgtacACTGAAGATGCcgttttatatttctattttgtaAAGATAATCGATTTGTTTCTGTCCCTGTTGAtcacatcttgtttgtttaaccCAAAACACTCTCTCCAATATCCCACTCAGTTAAAATAATTCCTACTACATGAAGGGTGCACCAGATTATCAGCTAACCTTCAGTGTGCTGACcgaagatatatatatttaagataaGATTGTTGACTTCCTGTTGCAGGAGAGAACAGCTTTACCTTTACATTGTTGTACAGGATGTCCTCCGACACCACTGCCACCGTAGAAGAGAAATTTGCATCACCTGCATGCTTCTAACAATGAAGACGTGGCACACCGGAAGTAATTGTTCGGTTTATCTAAGGTTATCACGTAATCTGTGTTTGAACAAAGCAGTGTTCCAAATACAAACTGTTAATACAGATAGGAAAGAACGGTTTATTAGCTGAAGTcatttttaactgtttaaaatgtgcagACCACATCTGGATGAAAACGTTTAATGCAGACCGTTTAACACACTGGTCGGTAAGACCTCACCTGCAAACAGCCATAATACAACTCCACAGACTTGTTTTCAAATTCAGCACATGaattgggattttttttttgaaaagaaaaaaatcagacaaatatctcagaaagAACCCTGGACAAGCCTCACATAGGAGTTAGTCATAATATATAGCAAATACAAAGGTTGAATTTACTGTTATTTATGGgaaatatttccatttattccCCCTGCTTCAAAGAGCGACACCAACAGTCTGCAGAGATATTGCACAAACGTTTACACTGTAAAAGCAGAAAGAGCCAATTCTgatctcacatacacacaggcactCAACATTAATGCAGCCTGCAGATGTTGTATATCCGCAAATCATACTCACATACAGCAGAGAGTCTTAAAATACAGAACCAAAGGCATGTCTTTGTTTGAAACCGATCAGCAGTTCATGAAGAAAGACGTTTCTAACCAGTCGGACACAACGCAAGCAGTGCTCACAGGAACGAAAAGTCAACTGTGGAGTGTCTTCAAATAAAAGTGTAATATGAAATCACTCATTTTGTGATGACAGCACACAATAGGAGGGCCAGGGGAAGTGCAACAGCACCCGAGGTACAGACGAGCCGTGGACTGCAGCGGTCTGAGTGggcaaaataacaaaaacctGCCAAAGTGTCATGTGTTGCTTCCACAGCAAAGAGCGCGGCTacgaagagaagaagagaagagcgTACAAGTCCTGCTCATTGTAGGTGAGGATTCTTACACAGGACAGGAGGGTTACATGTTAAGCCACACTGCAATAAGGCTGCATCTCTGGAGAAACATCTTTCTAACATTGAACATCTAATCTCCAACTTCTCGTCAATTTTAAGATGCATCATCACACAATAACTCAATCACCCAGAGTGGGAATGTTTAAGATTTCATTTAACACAATGAGATACAGAAAAATCAAAGAAACCGTGTAACTTAATCCAGTATcataaagatatttaaaaatcaatgtaaAATTCAGATTTCACACGTCCAAGCAGTCTCTTGCTGACATTATAGAGTTTTTTGTTTGACCTCAACACAGAGGCTCATTGGAGCAATAAAGTATATAAACAGGGCCACCTAGTGGGCACAGAGGTTATGCCTGCAAGAGAatcagttttagttttgaaGAATTGAACCTAAGCAGTGACACACTGTATGAATTCACAAGTTAAGACTGTGGGATTGTCAGAGATGCCTTGAAGCAAAAGCACAACTGTGGTTAATACCAAACCAAATTAATATTTGAGATC belongs to Hippoglossus stenolepis isolate QCI-W04-F060 chromosome 9, HSTE1.2, whole genome shotgun sequence and includes:
- the sb:cb288 gene encoding uncharacterized protein sb:cb288; translation: MWTEEKKNQSESSTVADRVSSKMVDSDLTGQLFQAVQQRNGSAPAVTLPSSTEEPSTSTSGIIPGAIAAAVFITFLLALYAVLWKCMVSPPQRKHSKVRVRLQPRTSV